In Candidatus Dormiibacterota bacterium, the sequence GGAGGGCGACGGCGTCGGCTTCGGCGACGGCGTCGGGGAGGGAGTCGGCCTCGGCGTCGGCGCCGGGGTCGGCGTCGCGGTGACCACCGGGAACGGCACCGAGGCCGCGGTCGGCGCGGGCGTGGCCGGGGTGGTGGTCGGCTTGTCGGTGAGCACCGCGCGCCAGACGATCCGGTTGTAGTCCTGGAACCAGGGGGTGCAGGTCACCAGGGTGAGCTCGGCATCGTCGGTCGGCCCCAGCTGGGTGACCCTGTCGGGGGCGAGCACCTGGCTCGCCGTCACCCGGTAGTGCCACACCCGGCAGTTGCGGTCCTGGACCTCGATGGGGTCGCCGGGGTGGAGCTGGTCGATGTTCTGGAAGTGGGGCTCGCGGTGGAAGGCGATGATGTCGTTGCCCATCTCACCGGGGGCCGCGGAGCCGTGGTAGTGGACCATCGAGCGCTGCAGCAGGAGGTCCCAGCCGCCGTCGCCGGCGACCCCGGAGTAGCCGTACTGCTTCAGGCTCGGGAAGCTGACCAGCGCGTAGGACTCGGCCGGGCTGGAGTTGCCGCAGGTGCCCACCGCGGCGGCGTCGGCGGTATCGGGCAGACCGCCCACCAGCGCCTGCGACCCGCCCTTGTTCCACTGCGCCAGGGCGTTGTCGTCCGCCCTGCCGCGGTTCTGCACCCCCAGCAGCGGGATCGCCACGATGCCGATGCCGGTGGCGATGAGCGCCACCCCGCCGAACGAGAGCAGGTGGCGCGGCTGCGGCCGGCCCAGCCGGGGATGGGGCACGCGCCGGTCCAGCCACCAGGCGACGACCAGCAGCGGGGTGACCGCCGCGAGCAGCAGCCCACCCAGCCGAGCGCGTCGCAGCCGCCACGGGGTGGGCACGTCCTCGGCCACCACACGGGCGAGCTCGCCGATCTCCTGGTAGTCGGCGGCGAGCTGCTCACGCATGCCGGGCCAACCCTTCCTCTCGGTCGCCATCGCGTCCAAGGTACACCGCTGTCACGGGCCGGCAACCAGCCGCCACCGTTTCGTCACCGGGCCGGGCGCGGGACCCCGGTCAGCCCCGCCGCACACCCTGGACCAGCCGCGGCCGGCCGGGTCCCGGCACCTCGGGCTCGCCGCCGCTCACCAGCGCCGCCACGGCCTCCCCTCGGCGGCCGCGGGCGTAGTCGTGGAGCACCTCGCAGCTGCCCCGCCGCGGCTCCCAGCCGAAGCTCTCGC encodes:
- a CDS encoding class E sortase is translated as MREQLAADYQEIGELARVVAEDVPTPWRLRRARLGGLLLAAVTPLLVVAWWLDRRVPHPRLGRPQPRHLLSFGGVALIATGIGIVAIPLLGVQNRGRADDNALAQWNKGGSQALVGGLPDTADAAAVGTCGNSSPAESYALVSFPSLKQYGYSGVAGDGGWDLLLQRSMVHYHGSAAPGEMGNDIIAFHREPHFQNIDQLHPGDPIEVQDRNCRVWHYRVTASQVLAPDRVTQLGPTDDAELTLVTCTPWFQDYNRIVWRAVLTDKPTTTPATPAPTAASVPFPVVTATPTPAPTPRPTPSPTPSPKPTPSPSPKPAPTPAPTPAPTPAPAPTPPPGPPTTPLPTPSPAPTPTPFPPTPPPTPDPTPTPKPSPAASPTP